From a region of the Halolamina sp. CBA1230 genome:
- a CDS encoding aminodeoxychorismate/anthranilate synthase component II yields the protein MTAPEILVIDNYDSFVYNLVQYLGEAVQGRDGEVTVRRNDAIDREEIRRIDPDGIVVSPGPGTPESAGISMDTFDLDYPTLGVCLGHQALCAHNGAPVGRADAVVHGKPSRISHDGDGVFAGLPQGIRVGRYHSLAVDRDAIPDSLVETATTDDEDVVMAVRHREQPHVGVQFHPESILTEHGKTMVQNFLETCRKWKR from the coding sequence ATGACCGCGCCCGAGATCCTCGTGATCGACAACTACGACTCGTTCGTCTACAACCTCGTGCAGTACCTCGGCGAGGCGGTCCAGGGGCGCGACGGCGAGGTGACGGTCCGGCGCAACGACGCGATCGACCGCGAGGAGATTCGGAGAATCGACCCCGACGGGATCGTCGTCTCGCCCGGTCCCGGAACGCCCGAGAGCGCGGGTATCTCGATGGACACCTTCGACCTCGACTACCCGACGCTGGGGGTCTGTCTCGGCCACCAGGCGCTCTGTGCGCACAACGGCGCGCCGGTGGGCCGCGCCGACGCGGTGGTTCACGGGAAGCCCTCGCGGATCAGTCACGACGGCGACGGCGTGTTCGCCGGACTCCCACAGGGGATTCGCGTCGGGCGCTACCACTCGCTGGCGGTCGACCGCGACGCGATCCCCGACTCGCTGGTCGAGACGGCGACCACCGACGACGAGGACGTGGTGATGGCGGTCCGCCACCGGGAGCAACCCCACGTCGGCGTGCAGTTCCACCCCGAAAGCATCCTGACCGAACACGGCAAAACTATGGTCCAGAACTTCCTCGAAACCTGTCGAAAGTGGAAACGATGA
- the pabB gene encoding aminodeoxychorismate synthase, component I — protein sequence MTETTVVTDPEQFHAVAREAPAGARVPVEIRTVVDDPFDAYRRARTERGGVFLETSGGQAGWSYFGVEPTEFLTVSPESVLAGNWWTETAGRRFGQNRSETLAALSGLLDGEDLARGDCDVPYPCGAIGWLSYDVARELESISAGDGTPDDRDLPRLQVGVYDCLAAWEEPRGDEVTLRITACPRVPEDADEAALDARYDWALTKVGDLGRRAQVGDPAVGPASVDSDEAAFESTCGREQFRERVRRAKAYICEGDTFQANVSQRLEAPAAVHPVEAYDALREVNPAPYSGLLEFRGVDLVSASPELLLDREGDRLRTEPIAGTRPRGDTDEEDAALADDLRTDEKERAEHAMLVDLERNDLGKISEYGSVDVTEYRRVDRYSEVMHLVSLIEGRLREDGTLTDAIAATFPGGTITGAPKPRTMEIIDELEDRRRGPYTGSIGIFGFDGRATLNIVIRTLVRHAEEYHLSVGAGIVHDSDTDAEYDETLAKARGLVNAVDDALDRGHLDVADDPENAGSDGTPDTAADGGEVER from the coding sequence ATGACCGAGACGACGGTCGTCACTGACCCCGAGCAGTTCCACGCCGTGGCCCGCGAGGCGCCGGCCGGCGCTCGGGTACCCGTCGAGATCCGGACCGTCGTCGACGACCCGTTCGACGCGTACCGCCGCGCCCGGACCGAGCGCGGTGGGGTGTTTCTAGAAACCTCAGGCGGCCAAGCAGGTTGGAGCTACTTCGGCGTCGAGCCGACGGAGTTCCTCACCGTCTCTCCGGAGTCCGTGCTGGCCGGGAACTGGTGGACCGAGACGGCCGGCCGCCGGTTCGGGCAGAACCGCTCCGAGACGCTCGCGGCGCTGTCTGGGCTGCTCGACGGCGAGGACCTTGCCCGTGGCGACTGTGACGTCCCCTACCCCTGCGGCGCGATCGGCTGGCTCTCCTACGACGTGGCCCGGGAGCTCGAGTCCATCTCCGCCGGCGACGGCACGCCCGACGACCGCGACCTGCCCAGGCTCCAGGTCGGCGTCTACGACTGCCTCGCCGCGTGGGAGGAGCCCCGTGGCGACGAAGTCACGCTGCGGATCACTGCCTGCCCGCGGGTTCCCGAAGACGCCGACGAGGCGGCGCTGGACGCGCGGTACGACTGGGCACTCACAAAGGTCGGCGATCTCGGGCGGCGTGCCCAGGTAGGGGATCCGGCGGTCGGTCCCGCGTCCGTCGATTCTGACGAGGCCGCGTTCGAGAGCACCTGCGGCCGCGAGCAGTTCCGCGAGCGCGTCCGCCGCGCGAAGGCGTACATCTGCGAGGGCGACACGTTCCAGGCGAACGTCTCCCAGCGCCTCGAAGCGCCCGCGGCGGTCCACCCCGTCGAAGCGTACGACGCGCTGCGGGAGGTCAACCCCGCGCCGTACTCCGGGCTGCTTGAGTTCCGTGGCGTCGACCTGGTGAGCGCGAGCCCCGAACTGCTGCTCGACCGTGAGGGCGACCGCCTGCGCACCGAACCCATCGCCGGCACGCGCCCCCGCGGCGACACCGACGAGGAAGACGCGGCGCTAGCCGACGACCTCCGGACCGACGAGAAGGAGCGCGCCGAGCACGCGATGCTGGTCGACCTCGAACGCAACGACCTCGGGAAGATCAGCGAGTACGGCAGCGTCGACGTCACCGAGTACCGCCGCGTCGACCGCTACTCGGAGGTGATGCATCTCGTCTCGCTGATCGAGGGACGACTCCGCGAGGACGGCACGCTCACCGACGCTATCGCGGCGACGTTCCCCGGTGGCACCATCACCGGCGCGCCCAAACCCCGGACGATGGAGATCATCGACGAGCTCGAGGACCGCCGCCGCGGCCCCTACACCGGGAGTATCGGGATCTTCGGCTTCGACGGCCGGGCGACGCTCAACATCGTCATCCGGACGCTCGTGCGCCACGCCGAGGAGTACCATCTCAGCGTCGGTGCGGGAATCGTCCACGACTCCGACACCGACGCGGAGTACGACGAAACGCTCGCGAAGGCTCGTGGGCTGGTCAACGCGGTCGACGACGCGCTGGATCGGGGCCACCTCGACGTTGCGGACGACCCCGAAAACGCTGGTTCCGATGGAACACCCGACACGGCCGCCGACGGCGGCGAGGTGGAGCGATGA
- a CDS encoding aminotransferase class IV: MSDEARADDLLYHVDGELVPTEDATISVEDRGFQYGDAAFETLRAYGGDVFGWDAHADRLAETCDLLALDHGLAREDLHDRIRETLDANGLDDAYVRLSISRGVQPGKLDPDPEVDPTVVIVVKPLPRGGLDGESVWDQSATLRTVSTQRIPDAAVPARAKTHNYLNGILARLELRGTDADEALLLDSAGHVAEGATSNVFAVDGDGLLTPALSGPVLPGITRATVIDIAEEEGIPVREMTIGPDALRTAEEVFCTNSTWEIRPVDAVDGASVGGGPVTQLLAQRYRERIEETFY; the protein is encoded by the coding sequence ATGAGCGACGAAGCACGCGCGGACGACCTGCTGTACCACGTCGACGGCGAGCTCGTTCCGACCGAGGATGCGACGATCTCCGTCGAGGACCGCGGGTTCCAGTACGGCGACGCCGCCTTCGAGACGCTGCGGGCCTACGGCGGCGACGTGTTCGGCTGGGACGCCCACGCCGACCGACTCGCGGAGACCTGCGACCTGCTCGCGCTCGATCACGGGCTGGCGCGGGAGGACCTTCACGACCGTATTCGGGAAACGCTGGACGCGAACGGCCTCGACGACGCGTACGTCCGGCTCTCCATCTCCCGGGGCGTCCAACCCGGGAAACTCGATCCCGACCCCGAGGTGGACCCGACGGTCGTGATCGTCGTGAAACCGCTCCCGCGGGGTGGGCTCGACGGCGAGTCGGTCTGGGACCAATCGGCGACGCTCCGTACCGTCTCGACCCAGCGAATCCCGGACGCCGCGGTGCCCGCACGGGCGAAGACCCACAACTACCTGAACGGGATCCTCGCGCGTCTCGAACTCCGAGGGACCGACGCCGACGAGGCGCTGCTGCTCGATTCGGCGGGCCACGTCGCCGAGGGCGCGACCAGCAACGTGTTCGCGGTCGACGGCGACGGCCTGCTCACGCCCGCGCTGTCGGGCCCGGTCCTGCCCGGGATCACCCGCGCGACGGTGATCGACATCGCGGAAGAAGAGGGCATCCCCGTCCGGGAGATGACGATCGGCCCCGACGCGCTCCGGACCGCGGAGGAGGTGTTCTGCACGAACTCGACGTGGGAAATCAGGCCCGTCGACGCCGTCGACGGCGCGAGCGTCGGCGGCGGGCCGGTGACGCAGCTGCTGGCCCAGCGCTACCGGGAGCGGATCGAGGAGACGTTTTACTAG